The following nucleotide sequence is from Pleurodeles waltl isolate 20211129_DDA chromosome 8, aPleWal1.hap1.20221129, whole genome shotgun sequence.
CAAAGTCTACCACTAAACCCAAAGAATGTAGCAACTGAAATGGCTCCTCTGACCATAAGGGTTAATTTATACTAAGCACGAgaagcatatttgcaaaatatactaaGCTGGAGAAAAAATGGCCAAGATATGTCTGGATTTTAACAGAATTCAGAACCACACAATGGAAACTTTTTAACAATGAAAACGGCTCTCCCAAGCAACATGCAAAGCATTAACGATCTGAAATTAAATTGTTAAATAAATGGCGCGTTTCTAAAGCAAAGGAATAACATAGTAAAAATGTTGTGTCAAAGCTGGAATGGGACGCTCAAAGAATAATGAGTAGCTATGTACAACAAAGTGATTACcaccatatctatcatacatacACCTTACAAGGGGGACTCTAGTGATTCAGACATGACATTCTTCAtttagcaatcacccaaatcacaGCTCCAAGAAAGAGGAGAGCCAACCAACCTGTGTCCCTGCCTTATGCACTTGCACAGTGCCCACCCACAGAGATGTGACATTTTCGAGAATGGGGAATCACTCATGCAGGGTGCAGAATTCAATCATCGCCCAAACCCCAACAAAAGCAAAGCTTAAAATATATTTTCAGGCTGACACAACCACTGCCATGTAGGCGGTGGTGACCAACTAATTTCTCTGTTGGGGGTAGGTATGAGTGGTGACAAAGTATAATCAACCCTTCACCTGAAAAGCAGAGCTAAAGTAAACACGCCCAAGCTGATGAACGTAGCTAACGAATTAACAGTACAACTATCAGCTTAAACATGGAATTCAACgaaagcaccccccaccccccaccccggctCATCTTCAAAGCAAGTACCCATGAGGCTCTATAACCCAACAGGACTCACTTTTCAAATCCACAGTACTCTGCGGAGGGGTGAAATTCCCACATGTAAAGGAACACGTTAAAAAGGATTTAAAAATTAAATTGACTGGGCTTTTACTAAGTTGGTCCTTCAATATCCTTTCTTAAAAAGGACAAAGATAAAAGCGAGGTACTACGCCTACAAAAGTCTTCCCTTTCCCTGGCCAGGAATGCAAGTTTGTGTACAAAAGAGCAAACTGAACGAAGGAACACAGCTAATCAAGTGCACAATAACGTTCCAGGACTTGCTGCAAGCTGCTCTTCATGACTGTGGGGAACCCAGAAGTTCGTTCAGAAACTGGGTTGCTATTTTCAGATTGAAAACAGCATGAATGAAGGGCCGGCAGAGGCAGTTTTTAAACTAAAGGCCATTTATAATAGAGGCCAACAGCAAGGATATTTATGGTCTGGAAAAGTCACTTTACTATGGAAAAGATCACAGTCTGCACCAGTACAATTGCTATAGAAATTGAGTTACAGAGAAATTAAACCATGAGCTAGCCGGAAGAATTTTCATCAGAAAGCCAAAACGCATTGTGTGGCTTTTCAGACAACCCTGTTTTCCCTGTGCGGTATCACCAGGAAAAAATCTTTAAGGAACAGAAGATGAGGGTGGGTGTACAGCAATGAATTCTCAAAGATAAAAGATGTGCCACTTAATGACTATACAGAAGACAAGTTATTTGAGCGATGCAACATGTTAATACTTTTCAGTGGCATCACACAAACACCCTATTagcataggaaaaatacattttaatgaagTGGACACCACACCATGGCAGGTGAACCAAAATCAAATGTGCACTTCAGAAaagtccagttaaaaaaaaaaaaaaagactcaagtgTTAACTAGGGAATGCAATTTGGGGGGTCGGGGAGCAAATTTAGGTTAGCACTAGTCCGTCGTTCACCCCCCAAAAACATATATCGCACCGAGGGGCACGTACTAAAACATCTATACAAGCTTTTCAGAGGGGGGGGAGATGGGACATTTCTCCACAGGTGAAATACATTCGTATCACTGTGGAGAAATCCTAGAATCAGACCTTTGGCTGTGTGGCCTTGCGGCGTATGACTTTATTCTGGCGACGGAGAAAGTTGACCCGCCTCGTAACATTGCTTTTGGGAGGCTCCTTCTTTGACCGCTCTATCACATCTTCCGTGGAGGAATGAAACAAATTGCTTCCATCAAATGGTAAATCAAGCACCTTATTCTCAACTTGAGGAGGAATGCCCGAGATTCCAAACCAGACTCTCCGTCGTTTAAGGATGCCCGTAGCCATGGTCCTGGCAGACACATCTGCCTGATCATGGGCAGCCTGAGTGCTTGATGAAACAACAGCCAAGCCCTCCTTTTGGACTTCCAATACTTTGGCCTTTTCCTCTTCAGGGACGGCCTCTACAATTTCAGACAGCTGGGACCAAAGATACTGATGATAGCGATTTATTATAGCAGCTGCATTTGCCTCTTTGAGACCTAGCCCCCCAGCCTGGTAGATCCTTTTGCCAATGGCATCCAATGACTTAGCCTCCTTCCCAGGGATTGGGAAGTTCTCGGCTTTAGTTGTGCGACCGCCACTCGCAGCAAAGACCACTACAGAGTCTGCTGGAGGGTGAGCAATGGTCAGAATGTTACCATCCCCACGACCACGGTACTTCCTCTGCATTCCCCAATCTACAGTCATTACTGAAGCTGGCTTCT
It contains:
- the LOC138249700 gene encoding uncharacterized protein, translated to MAEVSMASDSDDELALEVLSGFVKTVYDTVKDETVSSNDSVAKPATPVKSEKVKERDPFQQLLFRAAQELNIENTVVEQDKPRSGSDAPGQERLVIPLDSDIAEQCHTVWQKPASVMTVDWGMQRKYRGRGDGNILTIAHPPADSVVVFAASGGRTTKAENFPIPGKEAKSLDAIGKRIYQAGGLGLKEANAAAIINRYHQYLWSQLSEIVEAVPEEEKAKVLEVQKEGLAVVSSSTQAAHDQADVSARTMATGILKRRRVWFGISGIPPQVENKVLDLPFDGSNLFHSSTEDVIERSKKEPPKSNVTRRVNFLRRQNKVIRRKATQPKV